One Acropora palmata chromosome 2, jaAcrPala1.3, whole genome shotgun sequence genomic window carries:
- the LOC141863412 gene encoding homeobox protein EMX1-like — translation MLPNSHGVSIPALVPPCFEEPGYGINTSTSRQPFSVCQPHVTSPNPMPVPSARVLQEMMFPNEMNYPSYVPEMPPNQGLSLQWMSSWHQRQNLPYLSHPHPGEYLTYGPDFGDLDDSGIYQTKKKRARTTFSTEQLKRLEKRFIGNHYIVGEERQKIAKELDLSEAQVKVWFQNRRIKFKRDEELEKLGKSRKRKGEHHVRKWQLTTRHFGPETNTLFQDNYDNKSKKHH, via the exons ATGCTGCCAAATAGCCACGGGGTGAGCATTCCGGCTTTGGTGCCACCGTGTTTTGAAGAGCCCGGTTATGGGATTAACACAAGCACGTCTAGGCAGCCTTTCTCGGTCTGTCAGCCCCATGTTACTAGCCCAAATCCGATGCCTGTGCCATCTGCAAGGGTTCTTCAAGAAATGATGTTCCCTAACGAGATGAATTACCCGAGTTACGTGCCAGAGATGCCTCCAAATCAAGGTCTTTCTCTACAATGGATGTCCTCCTGGCATCAGAGACAGAACCTGCCGTATCTGAGTCATCCTCACccag ggGAATACCTTACGTATGGTCCAGATTTTGGAGATTTAGACGACTCAGGAATTTATCAAACCAAAAAGAAACGAGCACGAACGACCTTTTCTACTGAGCAACTCAAACGCTTGGAAAAACGATTTATCGGGAACCACTACATTGTTGGAGAGGAGAGGCAAAAAATCGCCAAAGAACTGGATTTGTCCGAGGCGCAAGTCAAAGTTTGGTTCCAGAACAGAAGAATAAAATTTAAGAGGGATGAAGAGCTGGAAAAACTCGGAAAATCGCGGAAAAGAAAGGGCGAACACCATGTGCGAAAATGGCAGCTTACCACTCGTCACTTCGGGCCCGAAACCAACACGCTATTCCAGGacaattatgataataaatCCAAAAAACATCATTAA